In Argonema galeatum A003/A1, one genomic interval encodes:
- a CDS encoding DEAD/DEAH box helicase family protein — protein MVRTPTLSFDRGTLILHPPPRGKIWVEFATWDDRVEKFRIPAIHYRPLVEALQAEGTNFIDEAKAFAPLELIPSVEMEPYLHQSEALMAWKLAGRRGVVVLPTAAGKTYLAQLAMQGTPRSTLIVVPTLDLMHQWYAQLVAAFPDVEVGLLGGGSRDRTPILVATYDSAAIHAEALGNGYALLIFDECHHLPTEFYRVIAEYAIAPYRLGLSATPDRSDGKHTDLNHLIGPVVYRKTAEELAGLALAQHEIIPIKVKLSQLERDRYTELIKIRNDFLKSEKISLGSLEGWQRFVQMSARSPGGRRAMLSHREAREIALGTDGKLRVLGNLIAEHYPERTLIFTADNATVYRISQEFLIPAITHQTPVKERHEILTRFREGEYKSLVASHVLNEGVDVPAASIAIILSGTGSQREFIQRLGRILRKGNDENKRAVLYEVVTENTSEEGTSERRRGVEKKNEPIRVTGETPVPQEIGKDNKKKKKKGNLKVVPSKPIYEVNHQSGYLAAESPESWGENPPEKYSMQDPKSNIQNPNVTKRVAESPAKWGDDNSEAPED, from the coding sequence ATGGTTCGTACTCCCACATTATCTTTTGACAGGGGCACTCTGATTTTGCATCCGCCGCCAAGGGGAAAAATCTGGGTGGAATTCGCTACTTGGGACGATCGCGTGGAGAAATTTCGCATCCCCGCTATCCACTATCGCCCTCTGGTGGAAGCGTTGCAAGCTGAAGGAACTAACTTTATTGATGAGGCGAAGGCATTTGCGCCGCTGGAATTGATCCCTAGTGTGGAAATGGAACCCTACCTGCACCAGAGTGAGGCGTTGATGGCTTGGAAGTTGGCGGGAAGGAGGGGGGTGGTGGTGCTTCCGACTGCGGCTGGTAAGACTTATTTGGCTCAACTGGCGATGCAGGGAACGCCTCGCAGTACGCTGATTGTGGTGCCAACGTTGGATTTGATGCACCAGTGGTATGCTCAATTGGTGGCGGCTTTTCCCGATGTAGAGGTGGGGTTGCTGGGTGGCGGTTCGCGGGATAGGACGCCGATTCTTGTTGCTACTTACGATAGTGCGGCGATTCATGCTGAGGCTTTGGGAAATGGCTATGCGCTGTTAATTTTTGATGAGTGTCACCATTTGCCAACGGAATTTTATCGGGTAATTGCAGAATATGCGATCGCACCTTATCGTCTGGGATTATCTGCAACGCCGGACCGATCGGATGGCAAGCATACCGATCTCAATCATCTCATCGGCCCGGTAGTTTATCGCAAAACGGCTGAGGAATTGGCTGGTTTAGCGCTAGCGCAGCATGAGATTATTCCCATTAAAGTGAAGTTATCGCAACTGGAGCGCGATCGCTACACCGAACTTATCAAAATTCGCAATGATTTCTTGAAATCAGAAAAGATTAGTTTAGGCAGTTTGGAAGGTTGGCAGCGATTTGTGCAAATGAGTGCTAGATCTCCAGGCGGACGCCGTGCTATGCTATCTCACCGGGAAGCTAGGGAAATTGCTTTAGGTACTGATGGCAAGTTGCGGGTTCTCGGTAATTTGATTGCCGAACATTATCCCGAACGCACTCTTATATTTACAGCCGACAATGCTACCGTTTACCGGATTTCCCAGGAGTTTTTAATCCCGGCAATTACTCATCAAACTCCAGTAAAAGAACGCCACGAAATCTTAACGCGCTTTCGGGAAGGGGAATACAAAAGTCTGGTAGCTTCTCATGTTTTAAATGAAGGTGTTGATGTTCCGGCTGCCAGTATTGCGATTATCTTATCCGGTACTGGTTCCCAGCGCGAGTTTATTCAGCGACTGGGGCGGATTTTGCGTAAGGGGAATGATGAGAATAAACGCGCTGTACTTTATGAGGTGGTGACTGAAAATACGAGTGAGGAGGGTACTTCTGAACGTCGGCGGGGAGTGGAGAAGAAAAACGAACCGATAAGAGTTACAGGCGAGACGCCTGTACCACAAGAAATAGGAAAGGATAATAAGAAGAAGAAGAAGAAAGGGAATTTAAAGGTTGTGCCGTCTAAACCAATTTATGAGGTAAATCACCAGAGTGGTTATTTAGCTGCTGAGTCGCCGGAATCATGGGGTGAAAATCCTCCAGAGAAATATTCAATGCAAGATCCAAAATCCAACATCCAAAATCCAAATGTTACCAAGCGAGTTGCTGAGTCACCGGCAAAATGGGGAGACGATAATTCCGAAGCGCCTGAAGATTGA
- a CDS encoding DUF790 family protein, whose product MLPSELLSHRQNGETIIPKRLKIDDRNLELAIDLITCFEEAVGKTQGELDNQLSEFEGDSPDYRLIRGLVHLLKSSFCTFEVVSPLEPQELRDRVFVLAARSIPSLPATAKTLSGLADKLSEELNREVLPEQIRTGLYADLQENRILTQFDAPIAENLLHRYNLSQVQGVFYRASQMTLNAHRNVPGEYKLLFRYLKLFQLMTYIEGDADHGFTITIDGPTSLFKPSTRYGLAIAKMLPALLHVTKWSLSATLQTRDFYTGASKTGRFTLNSDCGLVSHYPPGKPYDSMLEASFANRWDSLKTDWVLEREVDLIPIPGSVMIPDFRLVHPDGRTYLLEIVGYWRPEYLQKKFAQARKAECDNLILAVSERLNLEKAGVKVSDTPAKIIWFKDKLLPKTVLDVIE is encoded by the coding sequence ATGTTACCAAGCGAGTTGCTGAGTCACCGGCAAAATGGGGAGACGATAATTCCGAAGCGCCTGAAGATTGACGATCGCAATTTGGAATTAGCGATCGATTTGATTACTTGTTTTGAGGAAGCTGTCGGTAAAACTCAAGGAGAATTAGATAATCAGTTGTCAGAATTTGAAGGCGATAGTCCTGATTATCGCCTAATTAGAGGATTAGTTCATCTGCTCAAAAGTAGTTTTTGTACTTTTGAGGTTGTTAGTCCTTTGGAACCCCAGGAATTACGCGATCGCGTGTTTGTTTTAGCGGCCCGATCTATTCCTAGTTTGCCCGCAACTGCTAAAACATTGAGCGGCTTAGCTGACAAGCTCAGTGAAGAACTAAATCGAGAAGTTCTGCCAGAACAAATTCGGACTGGTTTGTATGCCGATTTACAAGAAAATCGTATTTTAACTCAGTTTGATGCTCCCATCGCCGAAAATTTATTGCATCGTTACAATCTATCTCAAGTGCAGGGAGTTTTTTATCGCGCCAGTCAGATGACTCTGAATGCTCATCGCAATGTTCCGGGTGAATATAAGTTATTATTTCGCTATTTAAAACTATTTCAATTAATGACATACATTGAGGGTGATGCCGACCACGGTTTTACAATTACTATTGATGGGCCGACAAGTTTGTTTAAGCCTAGCACGAGATATGGGTTAGCGATCGCTAAAATGCTCCCAGCTTTGCTGCACGTTACCAAATGGAGTCTCAGCGCCACTTTGCAAACTCGCGATTTCTATACTGGTGCATCAAAAACTGGCAGATTCACTCTTAATTCCGATTGCGGTTTGGTGTCTCATTATCCACCGGGGAAGCCTTATGATAGTATGTTGGAAGCATCTTTTGCTAACCGCTGGGATTCCTTAAAAACAGATTGGGTTTTAGAGCGAGAAGTTGACCTTATTCCTATTCCCGGTAGCGTAATGATTCCTGATTTTCGCCTGGTACATCCCGATGGAAGAACCTACTTATTAGAAATAGTTGGTTATTGGCGTCCTGAATATCTGCAAAAGAAATTCGCCCAAGCGCGAAAGGCTGAATGCGATAATTTAATTTTGGCTGTTTCGGAAAGATTGAATTTGGAGAAAGCTGGGGTAAAGGTGAGCGATACACCAGCGAAAATTATCTGGTTTAAGGATAAGTTATTGCCCAAGACAGTCTTAGATGTGATAGAATAG
- a CDS encoding Uma2 family endonuclease, with amino-acid sequence MSVQLLRRKFTVEQYHQMVDAGILTEDDRVELIRGEIVEMTSIGRRHAAGVNRLVRLFTQLLGDNIILSPQNPVELDEGSEPQPDVALLQPRPDFYESGHPQIQDIILLIEVADTTVESDRNVKIPLYAENGIVEAWLVDINEQCVEVYRSPSPTGYQNVQRFVRGESLSILAFPDINITVDDVLG; translated from the coding sequence ATGTCTGTCCAATTACTGAGACGAAAATTTACAGTAGAGCAATATCACCAAATGGTTGATGCTGGTATCCTTACGGAGGATGACAGAGTAGAATTGATTCGAGGAGAAATTGTTGAGATGACATCAATTGGTAGAAGACACGCAGCTGGTGTAAATAGATTGGTCAGATTATTTACCCAACTTCTTGGAGATAACATAATACTTTCTCCCCAAAATCCTGTTGAATTAGATGAAGGATCTGAACCTCAGCCAGATGTAGCCTTGTTGCAACCCCGTCCAGATTTTTATGAGTCAGGACATCCTCAAATACAGGATATTATTTTGTTAATAGAAGTGGCAGATACGACAGTTGAATCTGATCGAAATGTCAAAATTCCGCTTTATGCTGAAAATGGTATTGTGGAAGCTTGGTTAGTGGATATCAACGAGCAATGCGTTGAAGTTTATCGCTCACCATCGCCAACAGGTTATCAGAATGTGCAGAGGTTTGTGCGCGGTGAAAGTTTATCTATACTAGCTTTTCCCGATATTAATATTACTGTAGATGATGTGTTGGGATAA
- a CDS encoding glycosyltransferase family 4 protein, translating to MSKPTGISTYAINLFPHLQFLNPTLLVSQKIDNFTCYPIPQNLTPEQGRKGHLSRLLWTQFQLPKIYQKLKSNLLFSPLPEAPLYSGCRYVVTVHDLIPLRFPKRFSPLTSYNRYFLPLVLSQAQHIICDSESTAKDVTNFFDIPSEKVTAVLLAHDANHFRFLDLPTRNYFLYIGRHDPYKNMMRLIEAFAALPKCCDCELWIGGSFDKRFTPVLKAASEQLNISDRVKFLEYVPYGELPIIINQAIALVFPSLWEGFGLPVLEAMACGTPVITSNISSLPEAAGDAGIMVNPYNVGEITEAMQAVANDAGLRSHLRQAGIARSKLFSWEKTGEATAAVLQRYM from the coding sequence ATGTCTAAACCAACGGGTATTAGTACTTACGCAATCAATCTATTTCCTCACCTTCAATTCCTAAACCCGACTTTATTGGTTTCCCAAAAGATAGATAACTTTACCTGCTACCCAATCCCGCAAAATTTAACACCAGAACAAGGTAGAAAAGGACACTTATCCCGCCTTTTGTGGACGCAGTTTCAACTGCCCAAAATTTACCAAAAGCTGAAATCGAATCTTTTATTTTCTCCTCTTCCAGAAGCGCCTTTATATTCGGGTTGCCGATATGTAGTGACGGTTCACGACTTGATTCCCCTGCGTTTTCCCAAGCGATTTTCGCCGTTAACTAGCTACAATCGATATTTCCTTCCCTTAGTGTTGTCACAAGCACAGCATATTATTTGCGATTCAGAATCAACGGCGAAGGATGTTACTAATTTTTTCGATATTCCATCAGAGAAAGTTACGGCTGTTTTGTTAGCACATGATGCAAATCATTTTCGATTTTTAGACTTGCCGACTCGCAATTATTTTCTGTACATAGGCAGACACGATCCATACAAAAATATGATGCGACTGATTGAAGCTTTTGCTGCTTTGCCTAAATGCTGTGACTGCGAATTGTGGATAGGTGGATCGTTTGACAAACGCTTCACACCTGTTTTGAAAGCAGCCTCAGAACAGTTGAATATAAGCGATCGAGTGAAATTTTTGGAGTATGTTCCTTATGGTGAATTGCCTATAATAATAAATCAGGCGATCGCACTCGTTTTTCCCAGCCTTTGGGAAGGATTTGGACTGCCGGTTTTGGAAGCAATGGCTTGCGGTACTCCGGTAATTACATCTAATATTTCTTCTTTGCCAGAAGCTGCTGGCGATGCGGGTATTATGGTTAATCCATATAATGTTGGAGAAATAACAGAGGCGATGCAAGCTGTGGCTAATGATGCGGGATTGCGATCGCACTTACGTCAAGCGGGGATTGCCAGATCCAAACTATTCAGTTGGGAAAAAACGGGAGAGGCTACCGCTGCGGTGTTACAGCGATATATGTAA